The following proteins are co-located in the Peromyscus eremicus chromosome 13, PerEre_H2_v1, whole genome shotgun sequence genome:
- the Slc40a1 gene encoding solute carrier family 40 member 1, which produces MTKASDQSRQEGCCGSLANYLTSAKFLLYLGHSLSTWGDRMWHFAVSVFLVELYGNSLLLTAVYGLVVAGSVLVLGAIIGDWVDKNARLKVAQTSLVVQNVSVILCGIILMMVFLHKNELLTMYHGWVLTACYILIITIANIANLASTATAITIQRDWIVVVAGENRSRLADMNATIRRIDQLTNILAPMAVGQIMTFGSPVIGCGFISGWNLVSMCVEYFLLWKVYQKTPALAVKAALKVEEAELKQLNSPKDTEPKSLEGTHLMGEKDSNIRELEHEQEPTCASQIAEPFRTFRDGWVSYYNQPVFLAGMGLAFLYMTVLGFDCITTGYAYTQGLSGSILSVLMGASAITGIMGTVAFTWLRRKCGLVRTGLFSGLAQLSCLILCVISVFMPGSPLDLSVSPFEDIRSRFTQVEPVPPTTKIPETIFSTETPMSNVSNIVNTVQEMSTKSEPIISVSLLFAGVIAARIGLWSFDLTVTQLLQENVIESERGIINGVQNSMNYLLDLLHFIMVILAPNPEAFGLLVLISVSFVAMGHLMYFRFAQKTLGNQLFVCGPDEKEVTDENQPNTSVV; this is translated from the exons ATGACCAAGGCAAGCGATCAGAGCCGCCAGGAAGGATGCTGCG GGTCCTTGGCAAACTACCTGACCTCGGCAAAATTCCTTCTCTACCTTGGGCACTCTCTCTCCACTTGG GGGGATCGGATGTGGCACTTCGcagtgtctgtgtttctggtggAACTCTATGGGAACAGCCTCCTGTTGACAGCTGTCTATGGGCTGGTGGTGGCAGGCTCTGTTCTGGTCCTGGGAGCCATCATTGGTGACTGGGTTGACAAGAACGCCAGACTGAAAG TGGCCCAGACTTCGCTGGTGGTACAGAATGTCTCCGTCATCCTCTGCGGAATCATCCTGATGATGGTTTTCTTACATAAGAATGAGCTCCTGACCATGTATCACGGATGGGTCCTC ACTGCCTGCTACATCCTGATTATCACTATTGCAAACATTGCCAATCTGGCCAGTACTGCTACTGCAATCACAATCCAGAGGGACTGGATTGTTGTTGTGGCTGGAGAAAACAGAAGCAGACTAGCAG ATATGAATGCTACCATCAGAAGGATTGACCAGCTGACCAACATTCTGGCCCCCATGGCAGTTGGCCAGATTATGACATTCGGCTCCCCGGTCATTGGCTGTGGTTTCATTTCGGGGTGGAATTTGGTGTCCATGTGTGTGGAGTACTTCTTGCTCTGGAAGGTTTACCAGAAAACCCCTGCACTGGCTGTGAAAGCCGCTCTCAAAGTCGAggaggcagaactgaagcagCTGAACTCACCCAAAG ATACTGAGCCAAAATCTCTGGAGGGAACTCACCTAATGGGCGAGAAAGACTCCAACATCCGCGAACTTGAACATGAGCAAGAGCCCACGTGTGCTTCCCAGATCGCTGAGCCCTTCCGCACCTTTCGAGATGGATGGGTGTCCTACTATAACCAGCCGGTGTTTCTGGCTGGCATGGGCCTGGCTTTCCTCTACATGACAGTCCTGGGCTTTGATTGCATTACCACAGGGTACGCCTACACTCAGGGGCTGAGTGGCTCCATCCTCAGTGTTTTGATGGGAGCGTCAGCAATAACTGGAATAATGGGAACTGTGGCTTTCACTTGGCTGCGCCGAAAATGCGGTCTTGTTCGGACCGGTCTGTTCTCAGGACTGGCACAGCTCTCCTGTCTGATCTTGTGCGTGATCTCCGTGTTCATGCCTGGAAGCCCCTTGGacctctctgtttctcccttcGAAGATATCCGTTCTAGGTTTACGCAGGTGGAACCAGTGCCCCCAACTACCAAAATACCCGAGACCATCTTTTCAACCGAAACGCCTATGTCCAATGTGTCTAATATTGTTAATACTGTCCAGGAGATGAGTACTAAATCCGAGCCCATAATCTCCGTCAGCCTGCTCTTCGCAGGCGTCATTGCTGCTAGAATCG GTCTTTGGTCCTTTGATTTAACTGTGACACAATTGCTGCAAGAAAACGTAATTGAATCTGAAAGAGGCATTATCAATGGCGTGCAGAACTCCATGAACTACCTTCTCGACCTTCTGCATTTCATCATGGTCATCTTGGCCCCAAATCCTGAAGCTTTTGGCTTGCTCGTATTGATTTCAGTCTCCTTTGTGGCAATGGGCCATCTTATGTATTTCCGATTTGCCCAGAAGACTCTGGGCAACCAGCTTTTTGTCTGTGGTCCCGATGAAAAAGAAGTTACAGATGAAAACCAACCTAACACATCTGTTGTGTAA